In Corylus avellana chromosome ca8, CavTom2PMs-1.0, the genomic stretch GTTGGTTGGCCAACTAGCTTTTCCTTTAACATTTATTGGCGCGAATGGACTGCTGAGTCTCCACGAGCTCTccatgaaaaaaagaagaagagatctTTCATGCTCTATTTCCAGTTCTTGCCTTCCTCTCTGTCCCTGCTACTTTTGGTGTACATTTTCCCATGGAAGAAGTGGAACTTGCCTCCAATAGGCCTGCCGGCCAAATCCCAGCTCCCAAAATGGAAGAGCCATCCacttcaaacaaaaagaagagtGTTTCATTCCTTGGCCTCTTTGCTGCTGCTGACAGAATTGACTATGTGTTGATGTTTTTTGGAAGTGTTGGGGCGTGCATCCATGGGGCTGCACTTcctctcttctttgttttgttcGGTCGTATGATTGATTCTTTGGGACATCTATCCAAGAATCCTCACAAATTGTCTTCGCGGGTGTCCCAGGTACATTGCAACTTTGGATCCTCATTTTGAATTCTTTTGTGAATTTCCTAGGCTTTAATGGTGATTGTTCCCATCATCAATCACCAGCAGATGGGTGTCATTTGGCGGGGCACCATATTTATGAAGAAAACGGAATGATTGAAGATAAATACACATTTGTGTGTGCATATATATGTAtctttttataattatcttTAGGACTATGCCTCTTGAAAAGCCACACTTGTATCTAAACATATCTCTTTTTGCAGTATTCTCTGTACTTAATTTATCTCGGACTCATTGTTTTGGCATCAGCCTGGATAGGTATGTTTGACGATTTTAAGCCTAACCTGGTAGGCATTGTTTTCACTTTCATGTCATCTGCTTAGGTTTCTTCACCTTGTTGGGTATCATGATGTTTTCAGGAGTCGCACTCTGGATGCAAACTGGAGAGAGGCAGACTGCTCGTTTGAGAGTGAAGTATCTTCAGTCAGTTCTAAAGAAggatatcaatttttttgacattgaagccagagacacaaatattatttaccACATTTCCAGTGATGCTATACTAGTGCAAGATGCAATAGGTGACAAGGTACATCACTATCACCAAACAAATGGTGCTTGTGTTTGATGttatgttgaaaaatatttcactaGGGTCCTGTCCTGAAATGAATACTATTTTCTTGTATCTTAATGCAGACAGGCCATGTTTTGCGCTACCTTTCTCAGTTCATTGTTGGATTTGCCATTGGATTTACATCGGTATGGCAGCTTTCACTTCTCACCTTGGCTGTTGTTCCATTAATAGCTTTCGCAGGGGGAGCTTATACTATTATCATGTCTACCTTATCAGAAAAAGGTGAGGCTGCTTATGCTGAAGCTGGAAAGGTTGCAGATGAGGTAAACACTTGCCTTAAAAACATCTGATGTATTTCTTCTCCTGCTGAATGTGGATTTTAACATAGTACCTGTTTTCAAACAACATGCCTGAAGTATATCTGCATAGACTTGAATGTTTAGCTCCTTACAACTTAGCTGAGATTATTACAAACACTTTGAGCTGATTCTCTTGTATTCTGGCTTTAACATACTTCTCTCTTTTCCTCTCCCCTTTTGCTTGAATCAGGTTATTTCGCAGGTTCGCACAGTGTACTCATTTGTAGGAGAGGACAAAGCAGTTGAAACATACTCTAACTCACTTAATAAAGCCCTTAGACTGGGGAAGAATAGCGGGTTTGCAAAAGGAGTTGGTGTAGGCTTCACATATGGACTGTTATTTTGTGCGTGGGCATTACTTCTTTGGTATGCCAGCATACTTGTCAGGCATGGGGACACAAATGGAGGGAAGGCTTTCACAACAATTATCAATGTCATCTTCAGTGGATTGTAAGTCCACTTTGAAAGATGTTTGGGGGCCTCATAACTGATTAACTATATTTGTCCTGATTAAAAACAGGCTTGTTTTCTTTGTAGTGCTCTAGGGCAAGCTGCTCCAAACCTAGCTGCCATTGCTAAAGGCCGTGCAGCAGCTGCCAATATCATAAGCATGATTGAAACAGATTCAAAATCTTCTGACACATCAGATACTGGAGTAGTGTTGCCAGAAATAGCTGGTCAAATTGACTTTTGTGAGGTCTGTTTCGCTTATCCTTCACGGCCCAGTTTGGTTTTCAATGAGTTGAGCTTTTCAATTAGCGCCGGGAAGACCTTTGCAGTAGTTGGTCCAAGTGGCTCAGGAAAGAGCACTATCATTTCCATGGTTCAACGTTTCTATGAACCCACTTCAGGTTTGTAATACCACCCTGGCAGAGTATTTCTTTGTAGTGTCCAAATTATGATTTGACGCCTATCAATTAGCtgaattttgaatgaaaattacttaaattctgaaaatttacAAGGTAAAATACTGTTGGATGGACATGATCTTAAGAGTCTGGAGTTAAAATGGTTGAGGGAACAGATGGGATTGGTTAGCCAAGAACCAGCATTATTCGCCACGACCATAGCTAGCAATattctgtttggtaaaaaacatGCAGACATGGGTCAAATCATACAAGCTGCCGAAGCTGCAAATGCACATTCTTTCATTCAAGAATTGCCCGATGGTTACAATACTCAAGTATGTACTATTGACAACCCTTGTTAATCGAATTGCCTATTGTCCATTGTTCATGTTGTTGAgctaaatatgttaaaaaaaaatcctataatGCAAATTTAGAGAACAAGCTTGCTACATGAATCACAACCTCATCATTTTTGCGTATATGTAATCCTTTTCTCAAGTTTGATGTTTGACAGTTGCTGAATTCAGGTTGGAGAGGGTGGAACTCAGCTTTCAGGAGGGCAAAAACAGAGAATTGCAATTGCAAGAGCAGTACTGAGAAACCCAAAGATATTACTTCTAGATGAGGCCACCAGTGCTCTTGATGCAAAATCAGAACTCATAGTTCAGCAGGCACTAGATAAAATCAAGTCAAACCGGACAACAATCATCGTTGCACACCGGCTATCCACTATACGAGATGTTGATACAATCATAGTGTTGAAGAATGGTCAGGTTGTTGAAAGTGGAACACACTTGGAATTGTTATCAAATAATGGTGAGTATGCTACTCTAGTGAGGTTGCAAGTATCAGAACAAGTAAAAGATTCTAGCACAATATCTCGCTCTCAAATTTCAAGGAATTCCAGCATTAGAGAACACCCTGCAAGTCCAAGGAATTCCAGCTTTCAAGAACTCCCCTATAGTCAGAACCATCAACAGGAATTGCAGCCAAGTGATCAAAACTTGTCCCCAACGAATCCCACTCCATCGATTTGGGAACTACTAAAACTAAATGCGCCCGAGTGGCCATATGCAGTACTTGGCTCAGTGGGTGCAGTTCTGGCTGGCATGGAAGCTCCTCTATTTGCCTTTGGAATCACTCATATCTTGACTGCATTTTACTCCCCTGATGCTTCTCAAATGAAACATGAAGTTCAACGGGTAGCTATTGTATTTGTTGGAGCTGCAATTGTTACAATTCCTATATATCTATTGCAACACTACTTCTATACATTGATGGGAGAGCGTCTCACCACTCGCGTTCGCTTGTCAATGTTCTCAGGTTCTCTCATCTACAATTATCCAAAATTATGAATATTCATGACTCTAGGATAACTTCCCAACTACAAACATGTTAGACATATAATCATTCATTCTGATAACCCCTTGACTTTCTTCAACTGCAGCTATTCTTTCCAACGAAGTTGGCTGGTTTGATCTGGACGAGAATAATACGGGTACACTGACATCAATTTTAGCAGCAGATGCAACTTTGGTAAGAAGTGCTCTTGCTGACCGTCTATCAACAATTGTGCAGAACTTAGCACTCACTGTGACTGCATTCGTAATTGCCTTCATGTTAAGCTGGCGCATAGCATCTGTTGTCGTTGCCTCCCTCCCCCTAATTATTGGAGCTTCTATTACCGAGGTAAGTTTATGATAtaagttgttttattttcttaattcgTTTATGTTACTAAATCCCATGTACATTTGCTTTTCTTTATATCTACAGCAACTATTCCTCAAGGGATTGGGAGGAGACTACAGTCGTGCCTATTCTAGAGCAACTGGTGTGGCACGGGAAGCGATTGCCAATATACGCACTGTTGCTGCATTTGGTGCTGAAGACAGTATCTCAATGCAGTTTGCTTGTGAATTAAACCAACCAAAGAAGCAGGCATTTTTAAGAGGCCATATATCGGGTTTTGGCTATGCTATATCTCAGTTCTTTGCATATTGTTCCTATGCACTTGGCCTTTGGTATGCATCAATTCTAATAAAGCATGAAGATTCAAATTTTGGAGACATCATGAAAGCTTTCATGGTCCTGATAATCACTGCATTGGCAATAGCAGAAACACTTGCTCTTACACCTGACATTGTGAAAGGGTCACAAGCACTTGGATCAGTTTTCAGTATTATCCAAAGGAAAACAGCTATGGACCCTAATAACCCCACCTCAAAGACAGTAACTCACGTCCAAGGGAATATAGAATTCAGGAACGTGTGTTTCAAGTACCCAGCAAGGCCTGATATCACCATTTTTGAAGATTTGAACTTGCAAGTCTCATCAGGAAAGAGTGTTGCTATAGTTGGCCCAAGTGGATCAGGGAAGAGTACTGTGATTTCATTAGTAATGAGATTTTACGACCCCACTTTTGGCGCAGTTTTAATCGATGGATATGATATCAAACGTTTAAACTTGAGATCGTTAAGGCGGAAAATAGGTTTGGTTCAACAAGAGCCAGCATTGTTTTCTACTACAATTTATGACAACATCAAGTATGGGAAAAAGGAGGCATCAGAAATTGAGATAATGAAGGCAGCAAAAGCAGCAAGGGCTCATGAATTCATTAGTAGAATGCCTGAAGGTTACAGAACTCAAGTTGGTGAGAAGGGAGTGCAGTTATCAGGGGGCCAAAAACAGAGGGTGGCAATTGCTAGGGCAATGTTGAAAGACCCATCCATTCTTCTTTTGGATGAAGCAACAAGTGCATTAGACACAATATCTGAGAAGCTGGTTCAAGAGGCTCTCAACAAGCTCATGGAAGGGCGAACAACAATTCTGGTAGCTCACAGGTTGTCAACTATCCGTGATGCAGACAGTATTGCAGTGCTGCAAAACAGGAGGGTGATTGAGATTGGCAGCCATGAGCAACTCAGTAGTACACCAGGTAGTATCTATAGACAACTAGTCAGCCTACAAGAGGAAAAGAATGTACAAGTGCTTGATTGATTCATCTCCCATATCAGAAACTGTGCATAATCTTAAAAGCATGAAGTATATTAATGGGACACTCTGTGTTTCATTATAGAAAATGAGTACATGAATATTCTGTTCTCTCTAGGATTTTGTAAGATACAGTTGATGATACAATTATGATATATTTTGGGAGCTATAGGAATGAGATGCTAGAGTTTATGCAATTCCCTTAGAAGATAAGATGCACAAAACTTTCGACAAATACGTTTGTAAGGTTCTTATATGATTTTAGTTCTCATTAAAACACCTGTCCACTACCAAGCATAAACTATTTTTATAATAGAGATTTACTTTATCTGCAATTTCTGTCATGAGAGATTATTTAACCTAGTATTAAAgcttaaaaacattaaaaaaaaagaaaaaaaaagtaggctCAATCTTAATACGAACAGAGTAAAGCAGAGCATCATTATAGCGTAATATAAATGTCATTATATGATTAACGTTTTTAAGAACCTAACTGGCATTCATTATTCCCTTAAAAATTTGGCCTTTAAATGATGTATTTGCTTCAAGTTTGGGCCCATTCAAACTTAATAGGCTAATCAGGCCCATAAACGATCACACCGCCCAAAAGTAAAAGAGAACCGATATCCAGTTACTTACAACTATTCGATACAACTTGGTTGATGTGGAATGCTCATAAATCATTGGATTaactttagggttaaataccaaatacccccctggggtttcatttttatcacaggacccccctgggttttgataaaagaccaagttagtccatccgttagttgaccttttaggactgacacgtggaccaatcaaatgttgacacgtggcaccaatttaattttttttaattaaaaaaaatgttttttttttaaaaaaaagaaaagaaaagaaaaacaattgggggtggctccttggccatttgggggtggctcggccaccccctttggccatgggggtggcctggccacccccttgggctccAATCAAAATAAACCACCGTCGGTGCCACCCTTTAAATACATGTAAGTGGCCCTACCACCCCCAATGTtttccgtttctttttttttttttttttaaatacattttttttaatttaaaaaatatatatatatttttatttaaaaaaaattaaaaaaaattaatatatgtgccacgtgtcgacgtctgattggtctacgtgtcagtcctaacagtcaactaacggatggactaatttggtcacttatcaaaaccacagggacctccaatgataaaaatgaaacccaggaaggaaaaaataaagttaccaaatcCCAGGGGGGTTttgagtatttaacccttaactttaattataaaaagGCTTGTAAATCCAATAGTTTATAGATACTCCACATCAGCCCAATTATACTAAGAATTGTATAAGAGTTGAGTTTTCAGATTTACTCTATATTATATCCTACCATATATCTaattttactcattttataTAGTTATAAATTATAGGTATGTGATTGACTTAATCATTAATCTACAAATAACCAACCCATGAGAGAGAGGATCAGGATCCCTTATAATTGGTGTACGCAACCCCCTCTTTATGGTGGTAAAGGCACCGAAAACTTAATTATGGGAGAACTCacatacttttttctttccttgtgtTTTTGAAAGGAAGATAACTTCAATCGTTTATCATATAAAATTGCATGTGACATTAATGGCCAAAATATAAACaagaagagtaatgttatatgccatttcttgatattatcatatattccattttcttgatatttttgagctttttttttttttttttaacaatgattaattCAAAAACTAATCGTTATCAAACAAGAATGATGTCAATTAAACATCGCTttctttatctctctttttcatcctccttgcaattttttttttttttttttaaatcgtttCTATAGGACTGAGCCGAATGAAAATTGTCagtgaaagaaagaataaataaaggaataaaTAGGGGAGTGAAAGGTGGTCCCTTGATTAAAGTATGATGATGAAATTAGAATAGGTAAGGTCCAGACGTCCCCA encodes the following:
- the LOC132189665 gene encoding ABC transporter B family member 13-like, giving the protein MEEVELASNRPAGQIPAPKMEEPSTSNKKKSVSFLGLFAAADRIDYVLMFFGSVGACIHGAALPLFFVLFGRMIDSLGHLSKNPHKLSSRVSQYSLYLIYLGLIVLASAWIGVALWMQTGERQTARLRVKYLQSVLKKDINFFDIEARDTNIIYHISSDAILVQDAIGDKTGHVLRYLSQFIVGFAIGFTSVWQLSLLTLAVVPLIAFAGGAYTIIMSTLSEKGEAAYAEAGKVADEVISQVRTVYSFVGEDKAVETYSNSLNKALRLGKNSGFAKGVGVGFTYGLLFCAWALLLWYASILVRHGDTNGGKAFTTIINVIFSGFALGQAAPNLAAIAKGRAAAANIISMIETDSKSSDTSDTGVVLPEIAGQIDFCEVCFAYPSRPSLVFNELSFSISAGKTFAVVGPSGSGKSTIISMVQRFYEPTSGKILLDGHDLKSLELKWLREQMGLVSQEPALFATTIASNILFGKKHADMGQIIQAAEAANAHSFIQELPDGYNTQVGEGGTQLSGGQKQRIAIARAVLRNPKILLLDEATSALDAKSELIVQQALDKIKSNRTTIIVAHRLSTIRDVDTIIVLKNGQVVESGTHLELLSNNGEYATLVRLQVSEQVKDSSTISRSQISRNSSIREHPASPRNSSFQELPYSQNHQQELQPSDQNLSPTNPTPSIWELLKLNAPEWPYAVLGSVGAVLAGMEAPLFAFGITHILTAFYSPDASQMKHEVQRVAIVFVGAAIVTIPIYLLQHYFYTLMGERLTTRVRLSMFSAILSNEVGWFDLDENNTGTLTSILAADATLVRSALADRLSTIVQNLALTVTAFVIAFMLSWRIASVVVASLPLIIGASITEQLFLKGLGGDYSRAYSRATGVAREAIANIRTVAAFGAEDSISMQFACELNQPKKQAFLRGHISGFGYAISQFFAYCSYALGLWYASILIKHEDSNFGDIMKAFMVLIITALAIAETLALTPDIVKGSQALGSVFSIIQRKTAMDPNNPTSKTVTHVQGNIEFRNVCFKYPARPDITIFEDLNLQVSSGKSVAIVGPSGSGKSTVISLVMRFYDPTFGAVLIDGYDIKRLNLRSLRRKIGLVQQEPALFSTTIYDNIKYGKKEASEIEIMKAAKAARAHEFISRMPEGYRTQVGEKGVQLSGGQKQRVAIARAMLKDPSILLLDEATSALDTISEKLVQEALNKLMEGRTTILVAHRLSTIRDADSIAVLQNRRVIEIGSHEQLSSTPGSIYRQLVSLQEEKNVQVLD